TGTATCGGTGCTTGGTAAATCAGAGCCTAAAATAAGCGATGATTTCTGTAAAAAAGTATTTCGCGACAATCCTTTAGGACAATCAAGCCAGCAAACGCCGATTGCAATTGTACGAAGAGTTAAAAAATCTGATTAATATCCCTGTAATGCAGAGCGGTCAAGTTTTTCAAATTCATCTTCCCCATGTAATTTGGTTTCAAGTGTATGGACATCACAAGATTCTTTTGGCTCGGTACCTTTAATAAAAGGTTCTTCACGGGGTGTGGGACAGTATTCATTTGCAAGTAATCCAGATTTTGGACATATTTTACACCAAACAATTCCTTCAGGAACAGGAAAATCATCTGTTATAAGGGTGTCAATCCTTGATATTATCTCACCCCAGATCGGTGCTGAAACCACGCCACCGGTTGCACCCCGGAAAATTGTTTTGTTATCATCAAATCCGACCCAGACCCCTGCAGTATAATGGGGTGTAAAACCAATAAACCAGGCATCAGAATAATTATCAGTAGTCCCTGTTTTACCTGCAGCAGGACCTTTGTAGTATTTTCTTATTTCATACCCCGTTCCACCATCTACAACTGAACGCATCAAATTGACCATAAGATAACATGTTTGTTCAGAAAGTTTTTTCTCAGTGGCGGGTTTATTCATTTCAATGATGGTGCCATCTTTATTAACAATCTTCCTGATCATTATTAAAGACTTCTCTTCACCAAGATTGGCAATCGTGCTGAATGCTTGTGTTAGTTCAGCAAGGCTTACTTCACAGGAACCAAGTGCGAGTGACACCACCGGTAAAAGTTTTGATTTTATGCCTAAGCCATAGGCATACTTTACTACGAGATCCGGACCAACGATACGAATCAATCTTACCGCAACAAGATTTCGTGACAAAGCAAGTGCCTTTCGCATTGTTATGGGACCCAAAAACTTATGGTCATAATTCGCTGGACGATAGATACTGTCAGGTCCTGCGACTTCAAGGACAATCGGTAAATCAAGGACGAGATCCGCAGGTGTAAAGCCGTTATCAAGTGCTGCAAGGAATACAAAGACCTTGAATGAACTACCAGTCTGGCGTTTTGCCTGCGTTGCCCGGTTGAATTTGCTCTGGCTAAAATCTCTGCCGCCAATCATTGCTTTTATTTCCCCTTTTCTATGGTCAGCAATTATCAATGCACCCTGTAGATAGGGTGTGTTGTTTAATGTGTCAGGGATACCTGTGGAATCAATCTTGGCCTTTGTTATTTTAAATTTATAATCTTTTTCAATCGTCTTTAAATGTTTTTCCAGAACTTCTTCTGCAACCTCCTGGATATTTCTATTGATTGTAGTATAGATACTTGCACCACTACGATAAAGAAATTCCGCACCATACTTTAATTCAAGATGTCTTCTTAGTTCCTCAATGAAATATTCACCTACTGAATGTCCCTTTTTACGTTCCGCTACATTTAATGGTTCGTTTATTGCCTTGTTGTATTCTTCCTCAGTTATAATATGGTCCTTAAACATCTGTTTTAATACAAGGTCTCTTCTTGCCTTTGCCCTTTCGGGATAACGATAAGGAGATAAGTATTCCGGTGACTTAGGAAGGGCAACAAGCAGTGCCGATTCACTCAAAGTTAAATCCGAGATATTTTTATTGAAATAATAACGCGCGGCAGTTGCCACACCGTATCGCCCCTGACCAAAATTTACCTGATTTAAATATCGTTCAAGAATTTCATCCTTGGTATATGCCCTTTCAATCCTTAGTGCTAAGGCAATTTCTTTTAATTTACGGAGAATAGTTTTTTCCTGGGTAAGAAACATATTTCGTGCAAGTTGCATCGTTATTGTACTAAATCCCTGGGCAGCCCGAAGATGGAGTATATTCTGAATAACCGCTCGGAATATTGCCTTAACATCAACACCCCAGTGTTTATAAAATGTTTTATCTTCAATACATATAAAACCTTTTTTAAGATAATCAGGTACATCGCTTAAATTTGCTAACTCTCTTCTTTCAATAAAAAATTCAGTAAAAAGGCTGTCCTGGTCGTCATATACTTTTGTTGATACTGGTGGTGCATAAAAAGATATTGCTTCGGCAGGTGGAAGGTCATGGATAATCTGAATGTATAGTCCAAGGGCGAAACCAGCAATTACGGATAAAATTATAATTATCGCCCAGCGCAGACGGTGAGTTTTTTTCTTTTTATCTGAGGGCATCTTCGGTTTTGGCATCAAACAAGTATAATTTTTCCGGAGAAACTTTCAAGATTAACGATTCGTCAATTCTTGGTTTATATGTTTCGGGCACCTTTGCATGGACAGTAGTATTGTTAATTTTGCCATAGATATATGTATCTTCACCTATCGGTTCAATGATTTCCACCATGATTTTGAATTCAATACCGGATGCATCTGTAAAATCGCTTGGTCTAATACCCATTACGACATCACGATTTGCAAATTTTTCAAATTCAGAACTGAGTTTAATTGTAATATCCGAGTTTATAAATTTTATTTCATTTAAATCTTTTTTAATAACACCACTGATGAAATTCATTGGCGGAGAGCCAATAAATCCCGCAACAAATTTATTCGCGGGTTTTTTATAAAGGGTGATCGGGTCACTTATCTGTTGAATTTTGCCATTATTCATTACAACCACTTTTTCGCCAAGCGTCATTGCTTCAATCTGGTCATGGGTGACATAGACAATTGTGGCATTTAAAGTTTTATGTAGTCGTGATAATTCTCCACGCATTTGCACCCTTAATTTAGCATCAAGATTAGAAAGGGGCTCATCAAAGAGGAACAACTTTGGATTCCTGACAATTGCCCTTCCGAGTGCAACACGCTGACGCTGACCACCAGATAATTGTCTCGGTTTTCTATTTAAAAATTCTTTTAATCCAAGAGTATCGGCTGCCTTTAAAACCCTTTGTTCAATCTCTGATTTAGGTATTTTCCTGACACGCAATCCAAAAGCCATATTTTCAAAGACTGTCATATGGGGGTAGAGTGCATAGTTTTGAAATACCATTGCGATATCCCTTTTATCCGGGCTAATACCATTTACGCAAATATTATCAATGAATATCTTACCTTCTGATACTTCTTCCAATCCCGCAATCAATCTCAATATAGTTGTTTTGCCACAGCCTGAGGGTCCCAGTAATACAACAAATTCCTTATCATTGACCTTGAAATTTATATCCCGAACAGCAATTATGTTTTTATCATATATTTTAGAAACATTTTCCAATCTTAATTCAGCCATTTATGTTAAATGTGATTGTCAAACTGAAATTTTTCTCACTGAACTTTACAAATTATCTTCAGCAACCTTATCAGCGTATTGCGTAAATCGGTTCTGGATACAAGGAGGTCAATCATTCCGTGTTCCAGCATAAATTCAGAACGCTGGAATCCCGGAGGCAGTTTTTCCCCAATTGTTTGTTCAATAACCCTGGGACCTGTGAATCCTATGAGTGCACCAGGCTCGGCAATAATTATATCGCCCAGTGATGCATAGGATGCCATAACCCCAGCCATTGTTGGATGGGTAAGGATTGAGATATAAGGCATTCCTTCTTTTGCCAGAAGTGCAAGTTCGGCAGATGTCTTGGATAATTGCATCAAGGAAAATATTCCTTCCTGCATTCGTGCCCCACCGGATGTGGAGAGAATTATTAAAGGTTTTTTCTCGGTCCGTGCGAGTCTTATTGCCCTCGCTACCTTTTCACCTACCACCGAACCCATACTGCCACCCATAAAGGCAAAGTCCATTGTTGCAAAAATAACCGGTATTCCACCAATCTTAGCCCTTCCATATACTAATCCATCTTTTAATTTTGTAGATTGTTGAGCCGATTTCAATTTTTTCTTGTAATCAGGAAAATCAAGAGGATCGAGCGGTTCCATATCCGCATCAAGTTCTTCTATCATTCCTTCATCAAGCAAAAGGGCAATATAATCACGCGAGCCTATCCGGAAATGGAAATTACATTTTGGGCATATCCATATGCGCTTTTCAAGTTCAGTTTTATAAAGAATTTCACCGCAACTTTCGCATTTTACCCAGAGTCCTTCTGGCAATTCCAATTTTTCTTCGGGTTTTGCCTGGATTTTCTTTTTAAACCACATTAAGTTCCCCTTTTATCATAATAATTCAGCAATCTGGACTACATTGAGTGCAGCCCCTTTCCTGATATTATCTGCAACTATCCACATTGTTAATCCGTTCTCAAAGGCAAAATCTTTGCGAATCCGGCCAACAAAGACTTCATCTTTACCTGCAACTTGAATAGGTACTGGATAATCCTGGTCGTTTTCGCATAATATAACACCCGGTGCATTCCTTAAAATTTCTTTTGCCTCTGCTACTGAAATGGGATTTTCAAATTCTACACTCACTGCCTCACTATGTCCATAGAAAACTGGAATTCTGACACAGGTTGGACTTACAAGTATAGAATCATCATCAAAGATTTTTCTTGTTTCGTTAAGCATTTTCATCTCTTCGCTTGTATAACCAAGTTCATTGAACCTACCAATTTGTGGTATTATATTCGCCCCAATTTGATGTGGAAATACACTGTCTTCGAACCCTGGTACAGCCTGGTCCGCGGCGATATATTCAAGTTCTAATTTTAATTGTTCAACTGCAGACTTACCATATCCAGATACTGATTGATAGGTGGCGACAAATATGCGTTTAATTTTTGCCTTTTTATGCAGTGGGTATAAAGGTACGAGCATTTGAATTGTAGAGCAGTTTGGATTGGCAATGATTCCTTTATGCTCTTTGATTTTTTGGGGATTTATTTCAGGGATTACAAGCGGAACATCGGGGTCCATTCTAAATGCCGGAGAATTATCAATGACTAT
This is a stretch of genomic DNA from candidate division WOR-3 bacterium. It encodes these proteins:
- a CDS encoding PBP1A family penicillin-binding protein; protein product: MPKPKMPSDKKKKTHRLRWAIIIILSVIAGFALGLYIQIIHDLPPAEAISFYAPPVSTKVYDDQDSLFTEFFIERRELANLSDVPDYLKKGFICIEDKTFYKHWGVDVKAIFRAVIQNILHLRAAQGFSTITMQLARNMFLTQEKTILRKLKEIALALRIERAYTKDEILERYLNQVNFGQGRYGVATAARYYFNKNISDLTLSESALLVALPKSPEYLSPYRYPERAKARRDLVLKQMFKDHIITEEEYNKAINEPLNVAERKKGHSVGEYFIEELRRHLELKYGAEFLYRSGASIYTTINRNIQEVAEEVLEKHLKTIEKDYKFKITKAKIDSTGIPDTLNNTPYLQGALIIADHRKGEIKAMIGGRDFSQSKFNRATQAKRQTGSSFKVFVFLAALDNGFTPADLVLDLPIVLEVAGPDSIYRPANYDHKFLGPITMRKALALSRNLVAVRLIRIVGPDLVVKYAYGLGIKSKLLPVVSLALGSCEVSLAELTQAFSTIANLGEEKSLIMIRKIVNKDGTIIEMNKPATEKKLSEQTCYLMVNLMRSVVDGGTGYEIRKYYKGPAAGKTGTTDNYSDAWFIGFTPHYTAGVWVGFDDNKTIFRGATGGVVSAPIWGEIISRIDTLITDDFPVPEGIVWCKICPKSGLLANEYCPTPREEPFIKGTEPKESCDVHTLETKLHGEDEFEKLDRSALQGY
- the ugpC gene encoding sn-glycerol-3-phosphate ABC transporter ATP-binding protein UgpC, with the protein product MAELRLENVSKIYDKNIIAVRDINFKVNDKEFVVLLGPSGCGKTTILRLIAGLEEVSEGKIFIDNICVNGISPDKRDIAMVFQNYALYPHMTVFENMAFGLRVRKIPKSEIEQRVLKAADTLGLKEFLNRKPRQLSGGQRQRVALGRAIVRNPKLFLFDEPLSNLDAKLRVQMRGELSRLHKTLNATIVYVTHDQIEAMTLGEKVVVMNNGKIQQISDPITLYKKPANKFVAGFIGSPPMNFISGVIKKDLNEIKFINSDITIKLSSEFEKFANRDVVMGIRPSDFTDASGIEFKIMVEIIEPIGEDTYIYGKINNTTVHAKVPETYKPRIDESLILKVSPEKLYLFDAKTEDALR
- the accD gene encoding acetyl-CoA carboxylase, carboxyltransferase subunit beta: MWFKKKIQAKPEEKLELPEGLWVKCESCGEILYKTELEKRIWICPKCNFHFRIGSRDYIALLLDEGMIEELDADMEPLDPLDFPDYKKKLKSAQQSTKLKDGLVYGRAKIGGIPVIFATMDFAFMGGSMGSVVGEKVARAIRLARTEKKPLIILSTSGGARMQEGIFSLMQLSKTSAELALLAKEGMPYISILTHPTMAGVMASYASLGDIIIAEPGALIGFTGPRVIEQTIGEKLPPGFQRSEFMLEHGMIDLLVSRTDLRNTLIRLLKIICKVQ
- a CDS encoding aspartate-semialdehyde dehydrogenase; its protein translation is MKKVLILGATGLVGQEVLKILEQRNFPIGELFLFASERSEGTTIHFRDREYEVFSTYEDFIGKVDIVFGCLDEPLSKEIIPKFKDKSIVIDNSPAFRMDPDVPLVIPEINPQKIKEHKGIIANPNCSTIQMLVPLYPLHKKAKIKRIFVATYQSVSGYGKSAVEQLKLELEYIAADQAVPGFEDSVFPHQIGANIIPQIGRFNELGYTSEEMKMLNETRKIFDDDSILVSPTCVRIPVFYGHSEAVSVEFENPISVAEAKEILRNAPGVILCENDQDYPVPIQVAGKDEVFVGRIRKDFAFENGLTMWIVADNIRKGAALNVVQIAELL